A window of Paenibacillus sp. 19GGS1-52 contains these coding sequences:
- a CDS encoding S66 peptidase family protein has protein sequence MITYPFLDKGATIGVTAPSSGVGVEYQELLKLSTGRLKKEGYQFIVGETAGTQVKAKSAPATIRAEEFNAMMSDEHIDIIIPPWGGELLIEILEYIDFDQITNKWILGYSDISLLLMAITLRTGIATAHGTNLLDLRGKYFDETTAQWQAVLSTRSGDSILQHSSQKYQQEWQDAKPSPYVFHLTEPTVWKTVSTETVQIQGRLLGGCIDVIRHLIGTPFGNLQHFQQQIIHNEPIVWYLENCELNTTDVRRSLVQMKLAGWFEHCSGVMFGRSAANKPVDGYTAEDIYQELSEELQVPIIYDIDCGHVPPQITFINGAYAEIVVKAGKGTVQQYFRP, from the coding sequence ATGATTACATATCCTTTTTTAGACAAAGGAGCTACGATCGGAGTGACAGCCCCCTCATCCGGGGTTGGCGTAGAATATCAGGAATTGCTTAAGCTTTCCACTGGAAGGTTGAAGAAAGAGGGTTACCAGTTCATTGTAGGAGAAACTGCAGGGACTCAAGTGAAGGCAAAGTCTGCTCCCGCCACAATACGCGCTGAAGAGTTCAATGCGATGATGTCTGATGAACATATTGATATCATCATTCCGCCTTGGGGCGGGGAATTGCTGATCGAGATCCTGGAATATATTGATTTTGACCAGATTACAAATAAGTGGATATTAGGCTATTCAGACATCAGCTTATTGTTAATGGCGATTACGTTAAGAACCGGTATAGCAACTGCTCACGGAACGAATCTTCTAGATTTGCGGGGAAAATATTTCGATGAGACAACAGCACAGTGGCAAGCAGTGTTATCTACTCGAAGTGGTGATTCCATCCTTCAGCACTCTTCTCAGAAATATCAACAGGAATGGCAAGATGCGAAACCTTCACCCTATGTCTTTCATCTAACGGAGCCCACAGTATGGAAAACAGTGTCCACTGAGACTGTACAGATACAAGGTCGCTTACTGGGTGGATGCATAGACGTAATCAGACATCTAATCGGTACACCTTTTGGGAATCTGCAGCATTTTCAACAACAAATTATCCATAATGAACCTATAGTGTGGTATTTGGAGAATTGTGAGCTGAACACAACCGATGTACGCCGATCCTTAGTTCAAATGAAGCTGGCAGGCTGGTTCGAGCATTGTTCGGGGGTGATGTTTGGCAGAAGTGCGGCCAATAAGCCTGTTGATGGCTACACCGCTGAGGATATTTATCAGGAGCTGTCCGAGGAGCTTCAAGTACCGATAATCTATGATATCGATTGTGGCCATGTTCCTCCGCAGATCACGTTTATCAATGGGGCTTATGCGGAGATCGTAGTGAAAGCTGGCAAAGGAACGGTACAACAATATTTTCGTCCATAG
- a CDS encoding carbonic anhydrase, whose product MSQISNIMNFNEHFVENKEYEAYLTSRYPDKKMLIITCMDTRLVELLPKAMNFKNGDVKIIKNAGAVISQPFGSVMRSVMVALYELDADEVIVVGHYDCGMASLNSERMIQSIKDRGVSDEVLSTLENSGIKLTKWLRGFNNVEEAVLRSVELIKRHPLLPPNIPVHGMIIDPATGALKLVTDGYEQLNS is encoded by the coding sequence ATGAGTCAAATTTCCAATATTATGAACTTCAATGAACACTTTGTAGAGAACAAGGAATATGAAGCCTATCTGACTAGCCGTTATCCAGACAAAAAAATGCTGATTATTACCTGCATGGATACGCGACTGGTAGAGCTTCTGCCTAAGGCTATGAATTTCAAGAACGGTGATGTAAAAATTATCAAAAATGCGGGAGCCGTTATTTCCCAGCCCTTTGGCAGCGTTATGCGCAGCGTTATGGTTGCGCTATATGAACTGGACGCCGATGAAGTCATTGTCGTGGGACACTATGATTGTGGCATGGCTTCTCTTAATTCAGAAAGAATGATCCAATCCATTAAAGATCGTGGTGTTTCTGATGAGGTATTGTCAACACTGGAGAACTCGGGAATCAAGCTTACCAAATGGCTGCGCGGCTTTAACAATGTAGAGGAAGCGGTCCTGCGCTCTGTAGAGTTAATTAAGCGCCACCCCCTACTCCCTCCTAATATTCCTGTGCATGGCATGATTATCGACCCGGCTACCGGAGCGCTTAAGCTTGTCACAGACGGATATGAGCAACTCAATAGTTAA
- a CDS encoding iron-sulfur cluster biosynthesis family protein — MRIQVTPLAERKLQERLGVQPGIFKLFYDTEGCGCDGINVLTIVHEAEKGDSVIEAGALPFIISRQQEIFYEEKMRLDTEEQFSSFKLDSNSQIYGSNILVRDLRT, encoded by the coding sequence ATGAGGATTCAAGTAACACCTCTTGCAGAGAGGAAATTGCAGGAGAGGCTTGGCGTTCAGCCGGGAATTTTCAAGCTTTTCTATGATACTGAAGGTTGCGGCTGCGACGGGATCAACGTACTGACGATCGTCCACGAGGCGGAGAAAGGAGATTCTGTCATTGAGGCGGGTGCTCTACCCTTTATCATTAGCCGCCAACAGGAAATCTTTTATGAAGAAAAGATGCGGCTTGATACAGAAGAACAATTCTCTTCCTTTAAGCTGGACAGCAATTCGCAAATTTATGGCAGTAACATTCTAGTAAGAGACTTACGCACGTAA
- a CDS encoding carboxypeptidase M32 — translation MEQHAQEEWEKFSEFLAKISGYSEAIGLLHWDLRTGAPRKGAEIRSETIGMLSGEMFRLETSPLMGQFTEFFSRPEVMNQLTTVQNKIVADCRKEYDRSKSIPSKRYEEYSVLAAHSQTMWEEAKENNDFASFEPYLSKIVAFKQEFIDYWGVKGTRYDTLLDMYEPDLTVEKVDDLFNRLRSRLVPLVEAISASPHKPDTNFLHTIFEKEQQQKFGLFVLEQMGYDFAAGRLDESVHPFATGLNPGDVRITTNYLLDNVTSAVFSSLHEGGHALYEQNINKELVGTPLAQGASMGIHESQSRLWENMIGRSRTFWHRYYGDLQQHFPQQLAGVEVEDFYRAINSVANSFIRIEADELTYNLHIIVRYEIEKLIFNEGLAVKDLPEVWNAKYQEYLGITPPTDELGVLQDVHWSGGDFGYFASYSLGNMYAAQILITLRKELPEFDELIAAGNLLPIKEWLTAKIYVYGKSLTPAQIIEQVTGEPLNPDYLADYLEAKYTELYKL, via the coding sequence ATGGAACAACATGCACAGGAAGAGTGGGAGAAATTCAGTGAGTTTTTAGCTAAGATTAGTGGGTATTCGGAAGCGATCGGGTTACTGCATTGGGATTTGCGCACAGGTGCGCCGCGTAAGGGGGCTGAGATTCGTTCTGAAACCATCGGGATGCTGAGTGGAGAAATGTTCAGGCTGGAGACCTCGCCACTGATGGGACAATTCACCGAGTTCTTCAGCCGTCCTGAGGTAATGAATCAATTGACTACAGTGCAGAATAAAATTGTTGCGGATTGCCGCAAAGAGTATGACCGCAGCAAGAGCATCCCTTCCAAAAGGTATGAGGAGTACTCAGTCCTGGCTGCCCATTCCCAAACGATGTGGGAGGAAGCCAAGGAGAATAACGATTTTGCCTCATTTGAGCCTTATTTAAGCAAAATAGTGGCCTTCAAACAGGAGTTTATCGACTACTGGGGCGTGAAAGGTACGCGCTACGATACACTGCTCGATATGTATGAGCCTGATCTGACCGTGGAGAAGGTAGATGATTTATTCAACCGGCTGCGCAGTCGTCTTGTTCCGCTGGTAGAAGCGATCTCAGCTTCGCCGCACAAGCCGGATACGAATTTTCTGCATACCATCTTTGAAAAAGAACAGCAGCAGAAGTTCGGACTCTTCGTTCTGGAGCAGATGGGTTATGATTTTGCAGCGGGACGTTTGGATGAGAGTGTGCACCCTTTTGCCACTGGACTAAATCCGGGAGATGTCCGCATCACGACCAACTACCTGCTCGATAATGTTACGAGTGCTGTATTCAGCTCTTTGCACGAAGGTGGGCATGCACTCTATGAGCAAAACATCAACAAAGAGCTTGTAGGCACACCGCTTGCTCAAGGGGCATCCATGGGTATTCATGAGTCCCAGTCGAGATTATGGGAGAATATGATTGGCCGCAGCCGGACCTTCTGGCACCGTTACTATGGTGATCTGCAACAGCATTTCCCACAGCAGCTTGCGGGTGTAGAGGTAGAGGATTTCTACCGGGCTATTAACAGCGTAGCCAATTCCTTTATTCGGATTGAAGCGGATGAGCTGACTTACAATCTGCATATCATTGTGCGTTATGAGATTGAGAAGCTGATCTTTAATGAGGGGCTTGCCGTTAAGGATCTGCCTGAGGTATGGAACGCCAAATACCAGGAATATCTGGGAATAACACCGCCAACAGATGAACTTGGAGTTCTGCAGGATGTGCATTGGTCTGGTGGAGATTTTGGCTATTTCGCCTCTTATTCCCTGGGCAATATGTATGCCGCACAAATCCTTATCACACTTCGCAAAGAGCTGCCAGAGTTTGATGAACTGATCGCAGCCGGCAATCTGCTTCCTATTAAGGAGTGGCTGACTGCTAAAATTTACGTCTATGGGAAGAGCCTGACACCTGCGCAAATCATCGAACAAGTGACAGGTGAGCCGCTGAATCCTGATTATTTGGCCGACTATTTGGAGGCGAAGTATACAGAGCTATATAAACTGTAA
- a CDS encoding hemolysin III family protein, with the protein MANTHTYSRKEEVANAITHGIGVVLSIAALVLLIVLSSEKGTAWHVVSFSIYGATMLLLYLNSTLVHSLRDGKAKDLFEFFDHSSIYLFIAGSYTPYLLIAIRGTLGWSLFGIIWGMAVLGVLFKAFFVKKFLFMSTVFYIIMGWLMMIAWSPLSHVVAAGGMHLLLIGGLLYTLGTIFYVWRAFPYHHAIWHVFVLAGSVVHFLSLLYLMPLS; encoded by the coding sequence ATGGCAAACACACATACGTACAGCCGCAAGGAAGAGGTCGCAAATGCGATTACACACGGCATTGGTGTCGTATTAAGCATAGCTGCGCTCGTCTTGCTTATTGTTTTATCCAGTGAAAAGGGGACGGCTTGGCATGTTGTCAGTTTCTCTATCTATGGTGCAACGATGCTGCTGTTATATCTGAATTCAACTCTAGTGCATAGTCTCAGGGATGGAAAAGCGAAGGATTTGTTCGAATTCTTCGATCATTCCTCCATATATTTGTTTATTGCCGGCTCTTACACGCCCTATCTGTTGATAGCGATCCGTGGAACACTCGGCTGGAGCCTGTTTGGCATCATCTGGGGAATGGCTGTATTAGGAGTCTTGTTCAAAGCTTTTTTCGTTAAAAAATTCCTGTTCATGTCCACTGTTTTCTACATTATCATGGGCTGGCTGATGATGATCGCCTGGAGTCCACTCTCTCATGTTGTAGCCGCAGGAGGTATGCACCTGCTGTTGATTGGCGGATTACTGTACACGCTAGGGACCATCTTTTATGTATGGAGAGCCTTCCCGTATCATCATGCGATCTGGCATGTATTCGTGCTTGCAGGGAGTGTTGTCCACTTTTTGTCCCTCTTGTACCTGATGCCACTGAGTTAA
- a CDS encoding putative DNA-binding protein — translation MSQENRLEKTNRINLLFAFYERLLTEKQQTFLKYYFHDDFSLGEIAAEFEISRQAVYEHIKRAEQVLENYEDKLGLLVKYETRNKHLDELRRLPDDGMLPEQYKLRFADIVDRLQRLE, via the coding sequence ATGAGTCAGGAGAATAGGCTCGAGAAAACTAACCGAATCAACTTACTTTTTGCTTTCTATGAACGGCTGCTTACAGAGAAGCAGCAAACATTTCTGAAATATTATTTTCATGATGATTTCTCGCTTGGAGAGATTGCTGCTGAATTTGAGATTAGTCGCCAAGCTGTGTATGAGCATATTAAGCGGGCGGAGCAAGTTCTGGAGAATTATGAAGATAAGCTTGGTTTGTTAGTCAAGTATGAAACTCGTAATAAACATTTAGATGAACTGCGCAGACTGCCGGATGATGGGATGCTGCCTGAGCAATATAAACTGCGGTTTGCGGATATCGTGGATCGTTTGCAGAGGTTGGAGTAG
- the ffh gene encoding signal recognition particle protein yields the protein MAFESLSGRLQNVFSKLRGKGKVSEEDVNEAMREVRLALLEADVNFKVVKDFVSKVKEKSIGKEVMNSFTPGMVIIDIVNKELTELMGGSQAKLAKSNKPPTVIMMAGLQGAGKTTTSAKLAKLLQKGNHRPLLVAADIYRPAAIKQLQVLGEQIKAPVFSLGDQTSPVEIARQAVQHAKDNGLDYVIIDTAGRLHIDEELMEELKQIHSVVSPDEVLLVVDAMTGQDAVNVADSFNKQLALTGVVLTKLDGDSRGGAALSVKAVTGCPIKFAALGEKIDALEPFHPERMASRILGMGDMLSLIEKAQSNIDTEKAKEMERKMRNAEFTFDDFLEQMDQVKKLGPIDQILEMLPGMNKAKGMKDLKVDDKQMGRVEAIVHSMTKNEKQQPEIINHNRRKRIATGSGTSVAEVNRLIKQFDEMRKMMKQFSGMMGGGGKGAKNAMKQLKGMGGKGGGMKFPFR from the coding sequence ATGGCGTTTGAAAGCTTAAGCGGAAGATTGCAGAATGTGTTTAGCAAACTGCGTGGCAAAGGCAAAGTGTCCGAAGAAGACGTAAACGAAGCCATGCGCGAAGTACGGCTGGCTCTACTGGAAGCGGACGTTAACTTTAAGGTAGTCAAGGACTTCGTGTCCAAGGTGAAAGAGAAGTCCATAGGCAAGGAAGTTATGAATAGCTTCACTCCCGGCATGGTTATTATCGATATCGTTAACAAGGAACTAACGGAGCTGATGGGCGGAAGTCAAGCCAAGCTGGCAAAGTCGAACAAACCACCAACTGTTATTATGATGGCGGGCCTGCAAGGTGCAGGTAAGACAACGACTTCGGCGAAGCTAGCCAAATTACTGCAGAAGGGCAATCATCGCCCACTGCTCGTAGCGGCTGATATTTACCGTCCTGCTGCCATCAAACAGCTGCAAGTGCTGGGTGAGCAGATCAAGGCACCGGTATTCTCGCTTGGGGATCAGACCAGCCCGGTAGAAATTGCCAGACAAGCTGTTCAACATGCGAAGGATAACGGACTGGATTATGTCATTATCGATACTGCAGGTCGTCTGCATATTGATGAAGAATTAATGGAAGAACTGAAGCAAATTCACAGTGTCGTTAGCCCTGATGAAGTGCTGCTTGTAGTAGACGCCATGACCGGTCAAGATGCCGTAAACGTAGCCGATAGCTTCAATAAGCAGCTTGCGCTTACTGGCGTAGTGCTGACGAAGCTCGATGGCGACAGCCGTGGTGGTGCTGCATTGTCCGTCAAAGCCGTTACTGGCTGCCCGATCAAATTCGCTGCGTTAGGTGAGAAGATCGATGCACTGGAGCCGTTCCATCCGGAACGGATGGCTTCACGGATCTTGGGAATGGGCGACATGCTCTCGCTGATTGAGAAAGCCCAGTCGAACATTGATACCGAAAAGGCTAAGGAAATGGAACGTAAGATGCGTAACGCAGAATTTACGTTTGATGATTTCCTGGAGCAGATGGATCAGGTGAAGAAGCTCGGCCCTATCGACCAAATTCTCGAAATGCTGCCTGGTATGAACAAAGCCAAAGGCATGAAGGATTTGAAGGTTGATGATAAGCAAATGGGTCGCGTCGAAGCCATTGTTCATTCAATGACTAAGAATGAGAAGCAGCAGCCTGAGATCATTAACCATAACCGCCGCAAGCGTATCGCTACGGGTAGCGGTACTTCTGTAGCCGAGGTCAATCGCCTCATCAAACAATTCGACGAGATGCGTAAGATGATGAAGCAATTCTCCGGTATGATGGGCGGCGGAGGCAAAGGTGCCAAGAACGCCATGAAGCAACTTAAAGGCATGGGTGGCAAGGGCGGCGGAATGAAATTCCCTTTCCGTTGA
- the rpsP gene encoding 30S ribosomal protein S16, giving the protein MAVRIRLKRMGAHKAPFYRVVVSDSRSPRDGRFIEEIGYYNPIEKPAVVKIDEEKALKWLQTGAQASDTVRSLLSKAGVMKKFHELKLQK; this is encoded by the coding sequence GTGGCAGTACGTATTCGTTTGAAAAGAATGGGTGCTCATAAAGCGCCTTTCTATCGTGTAGTGGTTTCCGATTCCCGGTCCCCTCGTGATGGTCGTTTTATCGAGGAAATCGGTTACTATAATCCGATTGAAAAACCGGCAGTAGTTAAGATCGATGAAGAAAAAGCTCTTAAATGGCTTCAAACAGGTGCACAAGCATCTGATACAGTTCGCAGTCTGCTTTCCAAAGCAGGCGTGATGAAGAAGTTCCATGAGCTTAAGCTACAGAAATAA
- a CDS encoding KH domain-containing protein, whose protein sequence is MEELVGVIAKALVDHPEDVVVRTVEKDHLIVYELSVHPDDVGKVIGKQGRIAKALRTVVTSAAVKSDKRVTVDILS, encoded by the coding sequence ATGGAAGAATTAGTTGGAGTTATTGCTAAGGCTTTAGTGGATCATCCAGAAGATGTGGTGGTAAGAACCGTGGAGAAGGATCACTTGATTGTCTATGAACTGTCCGTTCATCCTGATGACGTGGGCAAGGTTATAGGTAAGCAAGGTCGAATCGCCAAAGCGCTACGTACAGTAGTCACATCTGCAGCAGTCAAGAGCGATAAACGCGTAACAGTAGATATTTTATCTTAA
- the rimM gene encoding ribosome maturation factor RimM (Essential for efficient processing of 16S rRNA), translating to MTEELTVGKLVNTHGIRGEIKIFSHTDFPEVRFAPEKKLIVYPPNGGARFEVIVESAREHKGMFIVKLKGYTDINQVEKYKGSVLKVPSKDLVELPENEYYFHHIVGCEVFTDEPGSESLGTIIEILQPGANDVWVVKPVKGQDILIPVIPDVVLDVDIEAKRITVHLMEGLLP from the coding sequence ATGACGGAAGAATTAACTGTAGGCAAGCTTGTAAATACACACGGTATTCGCGGGGAGATAAAAATATTCTCGCATACTGATTTCCCGGAAGTTCGTTTTGCGCCAGAAAAAAAGCTGATCGTATATCCTCCGAATGGTGGCGCACGATTCGAAGTCATCGTGGAATCGGCACGTGAGCACAAGGGAATGTTTATCGTTAAGCTAAAAGGCTATACCGATATTAACCAAGTGGAGAAATATAAGGGCAGCGTCCTCAAGGTTCCGAGCAAGGACTTGGTTGAATTGCCGGAGAACGAATACTATTTTCACCACATCGTGGGTTGTGAAGTATTTACTGATGAACCTGGAAGCGAGTCCTTGGGTACAATTATCGAAATATTGCAGCCCGGTGCGAATGATGTTTGGGTTGTGAAGCCAGTCAAGGGGCAGGATATTCTGATTCCCGTTATCCCGGATGTAGTATTGGATGTAGATATTGAGGCCAAACGGATCACGGTGCACCTGATGGAAGGGCTGCTGCCATGA
- the trmD gene encoding tRNA (guanosine(37)-N1)-methyltransferase TrmD produces MRIDVLTLFPEMCESVFGTSILGKAREKGIVALNAVNFRDFSGNKHNSVDDTPYGGGGGMVLKPDPIFAAVEHVLEMSSSPVKPRIILMCPQGRTYNQKIAEELAQEEHLIFICGHYEGYDERIREHLVTDELSMGDYVLTGGELPALTVIDSIVRLQPGALGNETSAVTDSFSTGLLEYPHYTRPAEFRGWKVPDILLSGHHANIEVWRREQALQRTLERRPDLLETAELTKKDLKALEILKKNSPA; encoded by the coding sequence ATTAGGATTGATGTGCTAACACTATTCCCTGAAATGTGTGAGAGTGTGTTTGGCACAAGTATTCTGGGGAAAGCCCGTGAGAAGGGAATCGTTGCATTGAATGCAGTGAACTTTCGTGATTTCTCGGGCAATAAGCATAATAGTGTGGATGATACGCCATATGGCGGAGGTGGGGGAATGGTGCTTAAGCCGGATCCGATCTTCGCTGCGGTGGAACATGTTCTGGAGATGTCTTCCTCACCGGTGAAACCTCGTATTATACTGATGTGTCCGCAAGGGAGAACTTATAATCAGAAAATAGCCGAGGAACTCGCACAGGAAGAGCATTTGATTTTTATATGCGGTCATTATGAGGGGTATGATGAACGTATCCGTGAGCATCTCGTAACAGATGAGCTTTCGATGGGGGATTACGTGCTGACTGGCGGAGAGTTGCCGGCATTAACCGTGATTGATTCGATAGTCCGGCTGCAGCCAGGGGCATTGGGAAATGAAACCTCAGCAGTAACTGATTCATTCAGCACAGGTTTGTTGGAGTATCCGCATTATACGCGCCCGGCAGAGTTCCGTGGCTGGAAGGTACCGGATATCTTACTGAGCGGTCATCATGCCAACATTGAGGTATGGCGGCGGGAACAAGCCCTTCAGCGTACGCTGGAGCGCAGACCCGATCTACTGGAGACCGCAGAGCTGACCAAGAAGGATTTGAAGGCCCTGGAGATTTTAAAGAAAAATAGCCCAGCTTAA
- the rplS gene encoding 50S ribosomal protein L19, translating into MNILELVTQEQLRKDIPSFRPGDTLKVHVKVIEGTRERIQLFEGVVIKRRGGGIGETFTVRKISYGVGVERTFPVNSPKLEKIEVARRGKVRRAKLYYLRDLRGKAARIKEIRR; encoded by the coding sequence ATGAATATCCTAGAATTAGTAACTCAAGAACAACTTCGCAAAGATATCCCGAGTTTTCGCCCGGGTGACACTTTGAAAGTGCACGTAAAAGTTATCGAGGGAACTCGTGAGCGTATCCAGTTGTTCGAAGGCGTTGTAATCAAACGTCGCGGCGGTGGTATCGGTGAAACTTTTACAGTTCGTAAAATTTCTTACGGTGTTGGTGTGGAAAGAACATTTCCGGTCAACTCGCCTAAACTCGAGAAAATCGAAGTAGCTCGTCGTGGTAAAGTTCGTCGTGCGAAACTTTATTATCTTCGTGACCTGCGCGGTAAAGCTGCGAGAATTAAAGAAATCCGTCGCTAG
- the lepB gene encoding signal peptidase I, with protein MQQDLLEGQGETGESNPQKPRKQKNEVLEWIKAIAIALVLVILIRWLLFKPFIVDGPSMQPNFHTGERVIVNEVLYDIRSPKRGEVIVFHVPSEGRDFIKRVIGVAGDKIKVEGDVVTVNGEPVNETYIQGAIDAAHNNNALYNNKNFPNEDFTDGTVPEGHIFVMGDNRSDSTDSRMIGYVPLGDIVGRADLIFWPVKDIEMINH; from the coding sequence ATGCAGCAGGATTTGCTGGAGGGACAGGGTGAGACTGGGGAGTCTAACCCGCAGAAACCTCGTAAACAGAAGAATGAAGTATTGGAATGGATTAAGGCGATTGCCATTGCTTTAGTTCTGGTGATTCTGATCCGTTGGCTGTTGTTCAAGCCGTTTATTGTCGATGGACCTTCCATGCAGCCTAATTTCCATACTGGAGAACGGGTTATTGTAAATGAAGTATTGTACGATATAAGGTCTCCGAAACGAGGCGAGGTTATCGTATTCCATGTGCCTTCAGAAGGCCGAGACTTCATTAAACGCGTTATAGGTGTGGCTGGAGACAAGATCAAGGTAGAGGGGGATGTCGTTACAGTTAACGGCGAGCCTGTGAACGAAACGTACATTCAAGGAGCTATTGATGCAGCGCATAATAATAACGCCTTGTACAATAATAAGAACTTCCCTAACGAAGATTTCACGGATGGTACAGTGCCAGAAGGGCATATATTCGTAATGGGCGACAACCGCTCGGATAGTACGGACAGCCGAATGATCGGTTATGTACCGCTGGGTGATATTGTCGGCCGGGCTGATTTGATATTCTGGCCGGTAAAAGACATCGAAATGATTAACCATTAA
- the ylqF gene encoding ribosome biogenesis GTPase YlqF produces MAIQWFPGHMTKARRQIEAKLKLIDVVIELLDSRLPLSSRNPMIDDILRDKPRLIILNKADLADPEATRKWLAYFKAEGHTAFPVDASTGTGIKEIPEQVKILLKEKIDRQIARGMNPRAMRALIVGIPNVGKSTLINKMAGKHIAAVGDRPGVTKGQQWIKTGGNLELLDTPGILWPKFEDQEVGYRLAVTGAIKEEILNIEEIAFYAVKYLVTDYGSRFQERFGIDKLPEDLDNPDEIVAVLEAVGRKRGCLISGGRVDLEKASRTLLHELRAGKLGRFTLETP; encoded by the coding sequence ATGGCCATTCAATGGTTTCCTGGTCATATGACGAAGGCTAGACGGCAAATCGAGGCTAAGTTGAAGCTGATTGATGTTGTAATAGAACTGCTCGATTCCCGTCTTCCTCTTTCCAGCCGCAATCCGATGATTGACGATATTTTGCGGGACAAGCCAAGGCTGATTATTTTGAATAAAGCGGATTTAGCCGATCCGGAAGCCACGCGGAAATGGCTGGCTTACTTTAAAGCTGAAGGGCACACTGCATTTCCGGTAGATGCATCTACCGGAACGGGGATCAAAGAAATTCCAGAGCAGGTCAAGATACTGCTGAAGGAAAAGATCGACCGGCAAATTGCTAGAGGAATGAATCCACGGGCAATGCGTGCTCTGATCGTTGGCATCCCGAATGTTGGGAAGTCAACATTGATTAACAAGATGGCTGGAAAACATATCGCTGCTGTCGGAGACCGTCCAGGTGTAACTAAAGGTCAACAGTGGATTAAGACGGGCGGGAATTTGGAGCTTCTGGATACCCCTGGTATTTTGTGGCCGAAGTTCGAAGACCAAGAAGTGGGTTACCGTCTGGCGGTAACTGGCGCAATCAAGGAAGAGATCCTCAACATTGAGGAGATCGCATTCTATGCCGTGAAGTATTTAGTGACTGACTATGGCTCTAGATTTCAAGAACGTTTTGGAATTGACAAGCTTCCTGAGGATCTGGATAATCCGGATGAGATTGTCGCCGTTCTGGAAGCAGTAGGCCGCAAGCGCGGTTGTCTGATCAGCGGTGGACGGGTAGATTTGGAGAAAGCCTCCCGTACTTTACTGCATGAGCTACGTGCTGGTAAGCTTGGGCGTTTCACGTTAGAAACTCCTTAA
- a CDS encoding ribonuclease HII: MSTIDMLFYEKEIWEQSYRSIAGVDEVGRGCLFGDVVAAAVILPVGLMIDGVDDSKKLTAKKRESLFEIIMEQALAVGVGYVDSSVIDEINIKQASRLAMKKAVEGLSHTPDYMLIDAEKVDLPLPQRAIIKGDANSQSIAAASIVAKVTRDRLCAGLWEELYPNYGIAIHKGYATKQHRQQITVLGPSDMHRRSFLGNILSEQQTLF; this comes from the coding sequence ATGAGCACTATAGATATGTTATTTTACGAAAAAGAGATTTGGGAGCAATCCTATCGGAGCATCGCTGGAGTAGATGAAGTAGGTAGAGGTTGTCTATTCGGGGATGTGGTTGCAGCAGCGGTAATTTTGCCGGTGGGATTAATGATCGATGGTGTGGATGATTCCAAGAAGCTGACAGCCAAGAAGCGGGAATCCTTATTCGAGATCATCATGGAACAAGCATTGGCGGTTGGAGTGGGATATGTCGATTCAAGTGTGATTGATGAGATTAATATAAAGCAAGCCTCACGACTGGCCATGAAAAAAGCGGTTGAGGGTCTTAGCCATACACCTGATTACATGCTTATTGATGCGGAGAAGGTAGACTTGCCGCTACCGCAGCGCGCGATCATTAAAGGAGATGCAAACAGTCAATCTATTGCTGCAGCATCGATTGTGGCCAAGGTAACGCGGGACAGACTCTGTGCAGGCCTTTGGGAGGAATTATATCCGAATTATGGTATTGCGATACATAAAGGTTATGCAACCAAGCAACATCGGCAACAGATTACAGTACTAGGTCCATCGGATATGCATCGGCGCAGCTTTCTTGGAAACATACTGTCAGAGCAACAGACGCTGTTCTAG